A window of Desulfatibacillum aliphaticivorans DSM 15576 contains these coding sequences:
- a CDS encoding carbon-nitrogen hydrolase family protein: MKINIGLIQPKVGHYQVDSNLGMYADRLIELKQAGVRLAVLPEFFPTGNTLEPRLLQTAVRTGVKTAQWMEDQAAALDMVIAGSYLCPENGRVYNRFAIQAPGRPLIRRRKSFIPAAEKVYSLEADDAPIVETSLGKIGLIMCAETFAPKIVCADYSGCVLILIAFAIPNLFAQTPGIRDRLTNLPRLLAEKWGVPVILCSMGGRFSTKGSLAAPLIWRGNYAGRSGVYLPDESSIGPLAPGSEGVLTADVDLSPSKGANASVKIPSKLPVFMSLYDRVFEAGAKAIYIKQKDAGSPLAGHPEKAGPPLRG, translated from the coding sequence GTGAAAATCAACATCGGATTGATACAGCCGAAGGTCGGGCATTATCAGGTGGACTCCAACCTGGGCATGTACGCCGATCGGCTTATAGAGCTTAAGCAAGCCGGGGTGCGACTGGCCGTGCTGCCGGAGTTTTTCCCCACGGGAAACACCCTGGAGCCCAGGCTGCTGCAAACAGCCGTTCGAACCGGCGTCAAAACCGCCCAATGGATGGAAGATCAGGCCGCCGCATTGGATATGGTCATAGCCGGGTCCTATCTGTGTCCGGAAAACGGCCGTGTTTATAACCGGTTTGCGATTCAGGCGCCGGGCAGGCCCTTAATCCGGCGCAGGAAATCGTTCATCCCCGCCGCGGAAAAGGTGTATTCCCTGGAGGCCGACGATGCGCCCATTGTGGAGACGTCCCTGGGTAAAATCGGTTTGATAATGTGCGCGGAGACTTTCGCCCCTAAAATCGTTTGCGCGGATTACTCCGGGTGCGTCCTTATTCTCATTGCCTTTGCAATCCCCAATTTGTTCGCCCAAACGCCCGGAATTCGGGACAGGCTGACGAACCTGCCCCGCCTGCTGGCGGAAAAATGGGGAGTCCCCGTGATCTTGTGCAGCATGGGCGGCCGATTTAGCACCAAGGGCTCCCTGGCTGCGCCCCTGATTTGGCGGGGAAATTACGCCGGGCGTTCCGGCGTTTACCTGCCGGACGAAAGCAGTATAGGTCCACTCGCCCCCGGCTCTGAGGGAGTGTTGACGGCGGACGTGGATTTATCCCCATCCAAGGGGGCCAATGCCTCCGTGAAAATTCCCTCCAAACTGCCCGTCTTCATGAGCCTCTACGACCGGGTTTTCGAAGCAGGCGCAAAGGCTATTTACATTAAGCAGAAAGACGCTGGATCCCCGCTTGCGGGCCATCCTGAAAAAGCGGGACCGCCCTTGCGGGGATGA
- a CDS encoding MBL fold metallo-hydrolase yields MKQAAEFDEKTWAELNESIDPQTLYLPNLEDGRFFAPWNRYKEKRFRDVMGWRLSPKEKFTEEEESFLPQVLPNPVERIKAQQGDFIMWIGHNTFLIRIDDVYWITDPMFSKRALLPARQTPPGISLDELKSIAPKVRVIISHNHYDHLDSASVKALPEDALVYVPLGLKETVEGMNKTNVHEMDWWDETAAPGGFRLVCLPAQHWSIRAGMGRNASLWASFMLIKGDTVVYLGGDSGYFPGYKEYGKVFPDIDYALIPTTAYHPRWFMHYQHMNVTEALQAFDELNARYFIPTQWGTFRLSDEPPGFPALDLKRQIAQQGRDASRFIIPDIGRIIPIQNGDK; encoded by the coding sequence ATGAAGCAGGCTGCGGAATTTGACGAAAAAACCTGGGCCGAACTGAACGAGTCCATCGATCCCCAAACCCTCTACCTTCCGAACCTTGAAGACGGCCGATTTTTCGCCCCCTGGAACCGGTACAAGGAAAAAAGATTCCGGGACGTCATGGGCTGGAGGCTTTCCCCCAAGGAAAAATTCACGGAGGAAGAGGAATCCTTTCTGCCCCAGGTTCTGCCCAATCCCGTGGAGCGCATCAAGGCTCAACAGGGCGACTTCATTATGTGGATCGGCCACAATACCTTTTTAATCCGCATAGACGACGTATACTGGATCACCGACCCCATGTTCAGCAAACGGGCCTTGCTGCCGGCCCGCCAGACTCCCCCGGGAATCTCCCTGGACGAGCTGAAAAGCATCGCCCCCAAGGTGCGGGTGATTATCTCCCACAATCATTACGATCACCTGGATTCCGCCAGCGTCAAGGCCTTGCCCGAAGACGCTTTGGTTTACGTCCCCCTGGGCCTCAAAGAAACCGTGGAGGGCATGAACAAAACCAATGTGCACGAAATGGACTGGTGGGATGAGACGGCGGCGCCGGGCGGATTCCGCCTAGTCTGCCTGCCGGCCCAGCACTGGTCCATACGCGCAGGCATGGGCCGCAACGCCTCCTTGTGGGCCAGTTTCATGCTGATCAAGGGGGATACGGTCGTCTATCTGGGCGGCGACAGCGGATATTTTCCCGGATACAAGGAGTACGGCAAGGTCTTCCCGGACATCGATTACGCCTTGATTCCCACGACAGCCTACCATCCCCGATGGTTCATGCATTATCAGCATATGAATGTCACGGAAGCGCTTCAGGCCTTTGACGAACTCAACGCCCGGTATTTCATCCCCACCCAATGGGGAACCTTTCGCCTGAGCGACGAGCCCCCGGGTTTTCCGGCCCTGGACCTGAAACGTCAGATCGCCCAACAAGGCCGCGACGCGTCCCGGTTCATCATCCCGGACATCGGTCGGATTATTCCCATCCAAAACGGGGACAAATAA
- a CDS encoding MnmC family methyltransferase, whose protein sequence is MKPWTMMETSQTPADGGAVSLHRRGKEYSIRIDGQELMNSRRHGSEEELARLACQAVADRADCRVLIGGLGMGYTLAAALKHLDSTGTAVVVELIPAVVRWNQNYIGHLADKPLEDERAAVIQGDVAQTIQKSRQAFDAILLDVDNGPEGLTQKENDRLYQPEGLEDARKALRPGGVLAVWSAAKDSSFSKRLKAAGFQVDVHKVRAHLGKGSRHFIWIAKKK, encoded by the coding sequence GTGAAACCTTGGACAATGATGGAAACCTCCCAGACGCCGGCCGACGGCGGCGCCGTCAGTCTGCACCGCAGGGGAAAGGAATATTCCATCCGCATTGACGGACAGGAGCTCATGAACAGCCGCAGGCACGGCTCCGAAGAAGAACTGGCCCGGCTGGCCTGCCAGGCCGTGGCCGACAGGGCCGACTGCCGCGTTCTCATCGGCGGCCTGGGCATGGGCTATACTTTGGCCGCCGCCCTCAAGCATCTGGACTCCACGGGAACCGCCGTGGTCGTCGAGCTCATCCCGGCCGTGGTCCGCTGGAACCAGAATTACATAGGGCATCTGGCCGACAAGCCCCTGGAGGACGAGCGGGCCGCCGTCATCCAGGGCGACGTGGCCCAGACCATCCAAAAAAGTCGGCAGGCTTTTGACGCCATTCTCCTGGACGTGGATAACGGCCCCGAAGGCCTGACCCAAAAGGAAAACGACCGCCTGTATCAGCCCGAAGGCCTGGAGGACGCCCGCAAAGCCCTCCGCCCCGGAGGCGTGCTGGCCGTTTGGTCCGCAGCCAAGGATTCCAGTTTCTCCAAAAGGCTCAAGGCGGCCGGATTTCAGGTGGACGTCCACAAGGTTCGGGCTCATCTGGGCAAGGGCTCCCGCCATTTCATCTGGATCGCTAAAAAGAAATAG
- a CDS encoding YwbE family protein, with translation MSVPLRKDIKPGMEADIVLKQDQRSGKLTRGEVKDLLTKSPSHPHGIKVRLTNGLVGRVKKVYSVAE, from the coding sequence ATGAGCGTCCCTTTGCGCAAAGACATCAAGCCCGGCATGGAGGCCGACATCGTGCTGAAGCAGGACCAGCGGTCGGGCAAGCTGACCCGGGGCGAGGTAAAGGATCTCTTGACCAAATCCCCCTCCCATCCCCATGGAATCAAGGTGCGTTTGACAAACGGGCTGGTGGGACGGGTGAAAAAGGTGTATAGCGTCGCCGAATAA
- a CDS encoding DEAD/DEAH box helicase, which yields MDFRILGLSDELARAVESLGFEKPTPIQEKAIPYLIEGERDFVGLAQTGTGKTGAYGLPLIQSIDLSISRPQAIVICPTRELCLQIAGDLRDFAKYMEDIRVAAVYGGADIVKQIRTVKGGAQIIAATPGRLLDLINRKAIKPGHVTRVVLDEADEMLNMGFQEDINAILSSLPDERRTWLFSATMPKGVAAIAAKYQTNPVEVTMGGRNQASPDISHICYMIHAKNRYAALKRILDYCPDMFGLVFCRTRKDTQEIAEALMADGYNADALHGDLSQPQRDQVMGRFRRKAVQVLAATDVAARGLDVDDISHVIHYVLPDDPEAYTHRSGRTARAGKQGKSIALITPRENYRLKDLERRGKFSFQLDSLPQGRDICQKQVAGLAEKLASVSVRENDIAEYMPDILDAFEGLSREEIIQKAVSTEFNRLLDYYRNAGDINAKPREKVKGQAGAKFTREKIVGKGRHGKGPKKDRLKGRKTQRFFINRGRLDKVNEGAIVRLVCENSGIKSRSIGQIDLNREFSFFEVEKSLAPRVLRGLENATLDGKALQVRAADKQKPAEKGRKKAA from the coding sequence ATGGATTTTAGAATATTAGGGCTCTCGGACGAACTGGCCAGAGCCGTGGAAAGCCTGGGCTTTGAAAAACCCACCCCCATCCAGGAAAAAGCCATTCCTTATCTGATTGAAGGGGAAAGGGATTTTGTGGGCCTGGCCCAGACGGGCACCGGAAAAACCGGCGCCTACGGCCTGCCTTTGATTCAGAGCATCGACCTGTCAATCTCCAGGCCCCAGGCCATTGTCATTTGCCCCACCCGGGAGCTTTGCCTGCAGATCGCCGGAGACCTGCGGGATTTCGCCAAGTACATGGAAGACATCCGCGTGGCGGCCGTATACGGCGGCGCGGACATTGTCAAGCAGATCCGCACCGTAAAGGGCGGCGCCCAGATTATTGCGGCCACGCCCGGGCGGCTGCTGGACCTGATCAACCGCAAGGCCATCAAGCCGGGCCATGTCACCCGCGTTGTCCTGGACGAAGCGGACGAAATGCTGAACATGGGCTTTCAGGAAGACATCAACGCCATTTTGTCGTCCTTGCCCGATGAGCGGCGGACCTGGCTGTTTTCCGCCACCATGCCCAAGGGCGTGGCGGCCATTGCCGCCAAATATCAGACGAACCCCGTGGAGGTTACCATGGGAGGCCGCAATCAGGCGTCCCCGGACATCTCCCACATCTGCTATATGATTCACGCCAAGAACCGCTACGCGGCCCTCAAGCGCATCCTGGACTATTGCCCGGACATGTTCGGCCTGGTGTTCTGCCGCACCCGCAAGGACACCCAGGAGATCGCCGAAGCCCTCATGGCGGACGGTTACAACGCCGACGCCCTGCACGGAGATTTGTCCCAGCCCCAACGGGATCAGGTCATGGGCCGGTTCCGCCGCAAGGCGGTCCAGGTATTGGCCGCCACGGACGTGGCCGCTCGGGGCCTGGATGTGGACGACATCAGCCACGTGATTCACTATGTTCTGCCCGACGATCCCGAGGCCTATACCCACCGCAGCGGCAGGACCGCCAGGGCGGGCAAGCAGGGCAAGTCCATCGCCCTCATCACTCCCAGAGAGAATTACCGCCTCAAGGATCTGGAGCGCCGCGGCAAGTTCTCCTTTCAACTGGACTCCCTGCCCCAGGGCCGGGATATCTGCCAAAAGCAGGTGGCCGGATTGGCGGAGAAACTCGCCTCGGTTTCGGTGCGGGAAAACGACATCGCCGAATACATGCCCGATATCCTTGACGCCTTTGAAGGCCTGAGCCGGGAGGAAATCATCCAGAAGGCCGTTTCCACGGAATTCAACAGGCTCCTGGATTATTACCGGAACGCAGGCGACATCAACGCCAAGCCCAGGGAAAAAGTAAAGGGCCAGGCTGGCGCCAAATTTACCCGGGAAAAAATCGTCGGAAAAGGCCGTCACGGCAAGGGCCCGAAAAAAGACAGGCTCAAGGGCCGGAAGACCCAGCGCTTTTTCATCAACCGGGGCCGTTTGGACAAGGTCAACGAAGGCGCCATCGTCCGCCTGGTCTGCGAGAATTCCGGCATCAAGTCCCGCAGCATAGGACAGATCGACCTGAACCGGGAATTCTCCTTTTTTGAAGTGGAAAAAAGCCTGGCCCCCAGGGTGCTGCGCGGCCTGGAAAACGCCACCCTGGACGGCAAAGCCTTACAGGTGCGGGCGGCGGACAAGCAAAAGCCGGCCGAAAAAGGCCGTAAAAAGGCGGCCTGA
- a CDS encoding PTS sugar transporter subunit IIA produces MKVTDYMSPEQVYLDAPIRDKEEILGFVSQAFAQCGAAPDKGTVYDCMKEREDVMSTGIGGGVGIPHAACAGVTRPAVVIARPAQPVDFQALDARPVDVIIAMVVPKAQISLHLRLLAAISRLVKSTNFLDDVRSASSSGDLFFLIKEIENSMAFH; encoded by the coding sequence ATGAAAGTTACTGATTATATGTCGCCAGAGCAGGTTTATTTGGACGCTCCCATCCGGGACAAGGAGGAAATCCTTGGCTTTGTGTCCCAGGCCTTCGCCCAATGCGGGGCCGCGCCGGATAAAGGCACGGTCTACGATTGCATGAAGGAGAGGGAGGACGTCATGAGCACCGGCATCGGCGGAGGCGTGGGCATCCCCCACGCCGCGTGCGCCGGAGTCACCCGGCCGGCGGTGGTTATCGCCAGGCCCGCCCAGCCGGTGGATTTTCAAGCCCTGGACGCCCGGCCCGTGGACGTGATCATCGCCATGGTTGTACCCAAAGCCCAGATCAGCCTCCACCTTCGCCTGCTGGCCGCCATTTCCAGGCTGGTGAAGTCAACGAATTTTCTGGATGACGTGCGGTCCGCGTCCTCATCAGGGGATCTGTTTTTCCTCATTAAAGAAATTGAAAATTCCATGGCTTTTCATTAA
- a CDS encoding sigma-70 family RNA polymerase sigma factor: MTENKGDSLEEKQKKEKSAKAKPPAVVSKASKERALVSYDPLQRYLSEISKYPLLTREEERELAVRVQEFDDPDAAYRLVTANLRLVVKIALEFQRVWMQNLLDLIQEGNIGLMQAARKFDPYKNVKFSYYSSFWIKAYILKFIMDNWRLVKIGTTQAQRKLFFKLKKEKQKLLEEGFDPKPKLLSEKLGVSERDIIDMDQRLNNWDLSLDAPVKDDSDSERIEFLSTPSESAEDQVARKEMETILREKIDIFRKTLKERELEIFDERVFSDSPVTLQQIGDRHGISRERVRQVESGVVKKLKAFLEKEIPDFSNYQGGFEPDTQGNP; this comes from the coding sequence ATGACGGAAAATAAAGGCGATTCATTGGAAGAAAAGCAGAAAAAGGAAAAATCGGCCAAAGCCAAGCCGCCGGCGGTCGTAAGCAAGGCGTCTAAAGAAAGGGCCCTGGTTTCCTACGATCCCCTGCAAAGGTATCTATCTGAAATCAGTAAATATCCCCTTTTAACCCGAGAAGAGGAACGGGAGCTTGCGGTCCGGGTTCAAGAATTTGACGATCCGGACGCAGCTTACAGGCTGGTAACCGCCAACCTGCGTTTGGTTGTGAAAATCGCCCTGGAATTCCAAAGGGTGTGGATGCAAAACCTCCTGGACCTGATCCAGGAAGGCAATATCGGGCTCATGCAGGCCGCCAGAAAATTCGATCCGTACAAAAACGTCAAGTTTTCGTACTACTCGTCCTTCTGGATCAAGGCTTACATCCTCAAGTTCATCATGGACAACTGGCGCCTGGTTAAAATCGGCACCACCCAGGCTCAGCGCAAGCTCTTTTTCAAGCTGAAAAAGGAAAAGCAAAAGCTCCTGGAAGAGGGGTTCGACCCCAAACCCAAGCTGTTGTCCGAAAAGCTGGGCGTTTCGGAGCGGGACATTATCGACATGGACCAGCGTCTCAACAATTGGGACCTGTCCCTGGACGCTCCGGTGAAGGACGACTCCGACTCCGAACGCATCGAGTTTTTGTCCACTCCCAGCGAGTCCGCCGAGGATCAGGTGGCGCGCAAGGAGATGGAGACCATCCTGCGGGAGAAAATTGACATATTCCGCAAAACCCTCAAGGAACGGGAACTGGAAATCTTCGATGAACGGGTGTTTTCCGACTCTCCCGTCACCCTGCAGCAAATTGGAGATCGCCACGGCATTTCCCGGGAGCGCGTACGGCAGGTGGAAAGCGGCGTGGTGAAGAAGCTCAAAGCGTTCCTGGAGAAGGAAATTCCCGACTTTTCCAATTACCAGGGCGGCTTTGAACCCGACACCCAGGGAAATCCCTGA
- a CDS encoding tetratricopeptide repeat protein → MFNVPKGACDFKPAEQPPKKTASRKSASTSVRAGVCALVGLALLITPGCVRSGLTFKMQPPGQSAPARSVIPGREHQKIIIPESSGAYYNYLLSQRMLWNRNLDAASLYLDKAIAKDPESRFLKQGLLEILVEKGNYQGALEESALLLKEDPDNVRVLLTRAAVLLQLKKWNEASAVYEKVLKTAPEESQTYFLLAETYHKANQPEKAISVYQRFIENLPNSPDVISAWFFIGRVAYNMGDYPLAAQAFEETLRLKPDFEQVQLNLAEVYRELGNDEKVQAIYSKMMRDAPSNTLPYLGLGQYYLSRRELEKANEVFDKLREEHPQDPLVAKGIAHSYMNNGYFAEAAEIFSALHKQAPNDGELSYFLAYALESTGRKQEALEAYKSIPPKSSYYFQGLIYSAYLTGKPEDAMAALEALKAVESADHLETEFVIHASNLQQQAGNKELAVKALTDRIEEEPDNINLLYSLGVLYDKQGDKEACIETMKQVLKIEPENADALNFLGYTYADLGQNLQEAKKLVAKALEISPDDGYIVDSMGWVYFKLGEFEKALGYLKRAVELAPKDPVIREHLGDAYLKTGDPEKALETYRISLQGKILRGDDPTELKEKIRALEH, encoded by the coding sequence ATGTTCAACGTACCCAAAGGCGCCTGTGATTTCAAACCGGCTGAACAACCGCCGAAAAAAACCGCATCCCGCAAGAGCGCCTCAACTTCGGTTCGCGCGGGCGTATGCGCGTTAGTGGGCTTGGCCCTGCTTATAACGCCCGGATGCGTCCGTTCCGGCCTGACCTTCAAGATGCAGCCGCCCGGGCAGTCCGCGCCCGCCAGGTCCGTCATACCGGGGCGGGAACACCAGAAGATCATTATTCCCGAAAGCAGCGGGGCCTATTACAACTACCTGCTGTCCCAAAGAATGCTCTGGAATAGAAACCTGGACGCAGCCTCGTTATACCTGGACAAAGCCATCGCCAAGGATCCCGAGTCCCGGTTTTTAAAACAAGGGCTGTTGGAAATCCTGGTGGAAAAGGGCAATTACCAAGGCGCCCTGGAGGAGTCCGCCCTGCTCTTGAAAGAGGACCCGGACAATGTCCGGGTTTTGCTGACCCGGGCCGCGGTCCTGCTGCAGTTGAAAAAATGGAACGAGGCCTCCGCCGTCTATGAAAAGGTTCTCAAGACAGCCCCGGAGGAATCCCAAACTTATTTTCTGCTGGCGGAGACATATCATAAGGCCAATCAGCCGGAAAAGGCCATTTCCGTCTACCAGCGCTTCATCGAAAACCTGCCCAACTCTCCGGACGTGATCAGCGCATGGTTCTTTATCGGCAGAGTCGCCTATAATATGGGGGACTACCCCCTGGCGGCCCAAGCCTTCGAAGAAACCCTGCGTCTGAAGCCCGACTTTGAACAGGTTCAGCTTAACCTGGCCGAGGTTTATAGGGAACTGGGAAACGACGAGAAGGTCCAGGCCATATACAGCAAGATGATGAGGGACGCCCCCTCGAACACCCTGCCCTACCTGGGCCTTGGTCAATATTATCTTTCCAGGCGGGAGTTGGAAAAGGCCAACGAAGTTTTCGACAAGTTAAGGGAAGAGCATCCCCAGGATCCTCTGGTTGCAAAGGGCATCGCCCACTCCTACATGAACAACGGGTATTTCGCCGAAGCGGCCGAAATATTTTCAGCGCTGCACAAACAAGCGCCTAATGACGGAGAGCTCTCCTATTTCCTGGCCTACGCCCTGGAATCCACGGGTCGCAAGCAGGAAGCCCTGGAGGCCTATAAAAGCATTCCGCCCAAGTCCTCCTACTATTTCCAGGGTCTGATTTACTCGGCGTATCTGACCGGCAAACCCGAAGACGCCATGGCGGCCCTGGAAGCGCTCAAGGCCGTGGAGTCCGCCGACCACCTGGAGACGGAATTCGTCATCCACGCCTCCAATCTGCAGCAACAGGCCGGCAACAAGGAATTGGCGGTGAAAGCGCTTACGGACCGCATCGAAGAGGAGCCGGACAATATCAACCTGCTCTACTCCTTGGGCGTTCTTTACGACAAGCAAGGCGACAAAGAGGCCTGCATCGAAACCATGAAGCAGGTTCTGAAAATCGAGCCTGAAAACGCCGACGCCCTGAATTTTTTAGGCTACACCTACGCGGACCTGGGCCAAAATCTGCAGGAAGCGAAAAAACTGGTGGCGAAAGCGCTGGAAATTTCGCCGGATGATGGTTATATTGTGGACAGTATGGGCTGGGTGTACTTCAAGCTGGGCGAGTTTGAAAAGGCCCTCGGTTATTTAAAAAGGGCTGTGGAGCTCGCCCCCAAAGACCCGGTCATCCGGGAGCATTTGGGCGACGCCTATTTGAAGACGGGCGATCCAGAAAAAGCCCTGGAAACGTACCGAATTTCCTTGCAGGGAAAAATCCTGCGAGGCGACGATCCCACGGAACTGAAAGAAAAAATCAGGGCCTTGGAGCATTGA
- a CDS encoding Bax inhibitor-1/YccA family protein, with protein MEPITYQSPEQVQARVNAFVASVYNWMFIGLTLTGVLAYATFQVPALTKLIFNTPGVFIGLIIAELALVFILSSRITTMKAGTATGMFVVYSALNGLTMSFIFAVYAKTAIFGAFFATAGTFAACSVYGWVTKKDLTSMGGFMFMGLIGVIIASVVNIFLASTALYWAITYLTIAIFVGLTAYDTQKIKEMALTQPEDIGASAVRKGAIMGALHLYLDFINLFLMMLRLFGGGRD; from the coding sequence ATGGAACCCATCACCTATCAATCCCCGGAACAAGTCCAGGCGCGGGTAAACGCCTTTGTCGCCAGCGTGTACAACTGGATGTTCATCGGCCTGACTTTGACCGGCGTCCTGGCTTACGCCACGTTCCAGGTTCCGGCGCTGACCAAGCTGATATTTAACACTCCGGGCGTCTTTATCGGCTTAATCATTGCCGAATTGGCGCTGGTGTTCATTTTAAGCTCACGAATCACAACCATGAAAGCCGGCACGGCCACGGGCATGTTTGTGGTTTATTCGGCCTTGAACGGCCTGACCATGTCCTTTATTTTTGCGGTCTACGCCAAAACCGCCATATTCGGGGCATTTTTCGCCACGGCCGGCACCTTTGCGGCGTGCAGCGTATACGGCTGGGTCACGAAAAAGGACCTGACCTCCATGGGCGGGTTTATGTTCATGGGGCTGATCGGAGTGATCATCGCCTCGGTGGTCAATATATTCCTGGCAAGCACCGCCTTGTACTGGGCGATCACCTACCTGACCATTGCAATTTTTGTGGGCCTCACCGCCTACGACACCCAGAAGATCAAGGAAATGGCCCTGACCCAGCCTGAAGACATCGGCGCATCCGCCGTGCGCAAAGGCGCTATCATGGGCGCCCTGCACCTGTATCTCGACTTCATCAACTTGTTCCTGATGATGCTGCGCCTGTTCGGCGGAGGCAGGGACTAA
- the glmM gene encoding phosphoglucosamine mutase translates to MDNKAEKLFGTDGVRGRANQHPITPEMAVKIGRAAALYFQSRKNGAVKIGIGRDTRISGNMLESAAAAGICSAGADAMFADVIPTPGLAHVIRKFDLDAGVMISASHNPFEDNGLKIFGGKGFKLSDEVENEIEALAFKDFPGGPVGETHQIPDAQDSYAAFLQSLLPGETPLKGLKIVLDASNGATYSIAPQVFSRLGAEIIPLFTSPDGMNINVDCGSQHPETLQKEVIAGNAHLGLAFDGDGDRLIAVDETGARISGDQILIICGAWLKETGRLAQNTVVSTVMSNLGFKKALDRMDIKHIAADVGDRYVLETMQASGAVIGGEDSGHMIFLDCHTTGDGILSGIQLIGAMLHFQKPLSELGRMMDVFPQVLINIPVTSKPDLATVKPVAAAIEKAENALGDQGRILVRYSGTRSVCRVMVEGPTREATQGTAQAIAEVVKQELGE, encoded by the coding sequence GTGGATAACAAGGCGGAAAAACTATTCGGAACCGACGGGGTGAGGGGAAGAGCCAATCAACATCCCATCACCCCTGAAATGGCGGTTAAAATCGGCCGGGCCGCAGCCCTCTATTTTCAATCCCGTAAAAACGGCGCCGTGAAAATCGGCATAGGACGAGACACCCGCATATCCGGAAATATGCTGGAGTCCGCGGCCGCGGCGGGCATATGCTCCGCAGGGGCCGACGCCATGTTCGCGGACGTCATTCCCACACCCGGGCTGGCCCATGTGATCCGGAAGTTCGACCTGGACGCCGGCGTCATGATTTCCGCTTCGCACAATCCCTTTGAAGACAACGGCCTGAAGATTTTCGGCGGCAAGGGCTTTAAACTTTCCGACGAAGTGGAAAATGAGATAGAAGCCCTGGCGTTCAAGGATTTCCCAGGAGGACCGGTGGGCGAAACCCATCAGATTCCCGACGCCCAGGATTCCTACGCGGCCTTTTTGCAATCCCTGCTTCCCGGCGAGACGCCTTTAAAGGGCCTGAAAATCGTCCTGGACGCCTCCAACGGCGCCACCTATTCCATCGCACCCCAGGTGTTTTCCCGACTGGGCGCCGAGATCATTCCCTTGTTCACCAGCCCGGACGGAATGAACATCAACGTAGACTGCGGGTCTCAGCATCCCGAAACGCTTCAGAAAGAAGTGATTGCCGGCAATGCCCATCTTGGCCTGGCTTTTGACGGCGACGGAGATCGCCTTATCGCCGTGGACGAGACGGGCGCCCGGATTTCCGGAGACCAGATATTGATCATTTGCGGCGCCTGGCTTAAGGAAACCGGCAGGCTCGCCCAAAACACCGTGGTCAGCACGGTCATGAGCAACCTGGGATTTAAAAAAGCCCTGGATCGCATGGACATCAAGCATATCGCCGCGGACGTGGGAGATCGGTACGTCCTGGAAACCATGCAGGCTTCCGGCGCCGTCATCGGCGGCGAGGACTCCGGGCATATGATCTTTTTGGATTGCCACACCACGGGCGACGGCATTCTTTCGGGCATCCAGTTGATCGGCGCCATGCTGCACTTCCAAAAACCCTTGTCGGAACTAGGGCGCATGATGGACGTCTTTCCCCAGGTTCTGATCAACATCCCCGTAACTTCCAAGCCGGACCTGGCGACTGTAAAACCCGTGGCCGCAGCCATTGAAAAGGCGGAAAACGCACTGGGCGACCAGGGCAGGATTTTGGTGCGCTATTCGGGCACCCGCTCCGTCTGCCGCGTGATGGTGGAAGGCCCCACCCGGGAAGCCACCCAAGGGACCGCCCAGGCCATCGCCGAAGTAGTCAAGCAGGAGTTGGGCGAATAA